The Nicotiana tomentosiformis chromosome 9, ASM39032v3, whole genome shotgun sequence genome contains the following window.
attgatgatagtgtggaagagactcaagaggaggtgaacccgtctagtgATCACATCATTGACATACCAGAGCCGGTagtggttatgcaaagtttatgaaggatcttgtgacaaagaagtggtcaatgaattttgaaactatcaaagtcactcatcaagtgagtgcaattgtacattcaatggctcctaagttggaagatcccggtgctttcacaatttcttgtacaattggaagtgccgagtttgctaaagcttttTGTGATCTTAGAACAAGTATCAATTtaatgccctattcggttttcaagaccttgggaattgggaaaccaagacccacctctatgagattgcaaatggctgaTCGGaccatgaagagacctttgggagtgattgaagatgtcttagtttgtgttgataaattcattcttctggcagattttgtcattcttgattgtgaagttgattatgaggtgctgATTATTCTTGGAACACCTTTCCTTGCTACgtggaaggctctttgtgatgttgaagccggagaactcactttccgggtgggatAGGAAAAAGTGGTATTCTATATGtgcaagtccatgcggcaaccaaatagcaacgaggtgtgttctttgtggacttggtgaccgatgttattgttgatgatacaagtgcctcaatcaatgttggtgatatgttggaggccggttttctcaactttgatgatgacaagatggatggcttcatggaatgtgtgaactctttgcaaggaatggagtcgtacaattatgcaccccggaaactatccttggatcttgaaaataggaaaactcctcctacaaagccttccattgaagagcctcctaccttggagttgaagccgttgcctccacatctttggtatgaatttcttagcctttgttctactttaccgatttttctttcctcttgtttgactaacgtgcaggtagattctacattggcattgctacataagaggaagaaggctattgggtggacattggcggatattcgaggaatgaagccccgcattttgcatgcataagatcaacctggaggaaggtgccaaaccatctattgaacatcaaatgagactaaatgaggctatgcaagaagttgtcaaaaaggagtttatcaagtggttggatgccggggttgtctaccccatttccgatagttcgtggacttctccagtTCAATCTGTCCCAAAGAAGAGGGGCATAACGGTGGTCACTAATGACAAGAATGatttgattcctacaagaacggtgaccagttggagagtgtgtatggactatcgcaagctcaacaaagtcacaaggaaggatcattttacACTTCCCTTCCTAGActaaatgcttgataggttggccggccgtgctttctatttcttttttgatgggtattcgggctacaaccaaatccttattgctacggaggatcaagagaaaacaacctttacatgtccctatggtactttcgccttcaaacggatgccatttggtttgtgtaatgcaccgacgACGTTTCAAAGGTGTGTGATGGCTATCTtcatggacatggtggaggattaccTTGATGTTTTCATGGAtaacttctcggtggttggggattcctttgaagattgtcttgcaaatttagataaagtgttggcaagatgtgaagaaatgaatttggtgctcaattgggagaagtgtcatttcatggttgaggaaggcattgtccttggccacaagatctcaaagattgaaattgaagttgacaaggcaaagattgaggtgatttctaaaacTCCACCTCCAACTTTGGTGaaaggtgtgcggagtttctttggccacgcggggttttaccggagtttcatcaaagatttctctaaggtggtgaacccgttgtgcaagcttcttgagaaagatgctaagtttaacttcaataatgactgcatgagagcctttgaattgttaaagttcaagttgacaacaactcccatcatcaccgcccCAAATTGGAGTATCCcctttgaactcatgtgtgatgctagtgacgtaGCAATTGGGGCTGTGTTGGGGAaacacatcaacaagatttttcatccggtctactatgataGTAAGAGCATGAATGGTGCCCAAGTAAATTATaccattacggagaaagagctccttgccattgtgtttgcaatagagaagttccgcccgtactttaTGGGTGCGAAAGTTATTATctacacggatcatgcggcacttcgttatcttatgatcaagaaagattccaaagctcaaatgatgagatgggtgcttttgtttcaagagcttgatattgacatccaagatagaaaagggagtaaaaatcaagtggcagaccacttgtctcgtttggaggaggaggggaggccgcatgatggccttgaaatcaatgactccttacacgatgagcaactcttggttATTtaaatgaaggaggtgccatggttcgcggatctagcaaatttccttgtgtatggaatcatcccggatgagttctcttcaaaccaaagaaagaggctcaaacgagattgtcaagattattattgggatgaaccataccttttccgaatttatacggatggagtgattagaagataTGTACCGGAAGAAGAACAAGGTGAAATTCTTCGGGCTTGTctttcttcgccatatggtggtcagcatggtggagcaagaacgtcGGCCAAAGTACTAAGTTgcagtttctattggcccactcatTACGAGGATGAAAGTGatgtagtgaaaagatgtgatgaatgtcaacgggccggtggaatctagaagaaaaatgaaattcctctcactactattttggagattgatatctttgatatgtggggtattgacttcatgggtcatTTTGTGAGTTCTTATGGAAACACCTATATCTTGGTtgtggttgattatgtgtctaaatgggttgaggccatttctctacccaacaatgaggtaagaagtgtggtggcgttcttgaagaagaatattttcacaaggtttggtacgccacgggctatcataagcgattgagggtcgcatttttgcaacaaggctttagacactttacttagcaaggtgttactcataaagtcatgactccctatcatccatatgctagtggtcaagtggaagtctccaaccgggagataaagagtattttgtccaaaacagtgaatgctaactggacggattggtccaagaagcttgatgacacattatgggcttatcggacgactttcaaaacacctatcggaatgtcaccataccggttggtgtttggcaaagcttgtcatcttctagTGGAACTTTAGCACAAAGCCATgtaggctctaaagaagttgaatcttgattgggatgtagccgctaacttgagggttgcacatttgaatgaattagatgagttccggtatcatgcttatgcaagttcgtccttgtacaaagaaaagatgaattaTCTTCATgataaatacatttggaacaaagagttcaaggtgggcgatctcgtattgttgttcaactcgaggctgaggatgtttcccggaaagctaaagtctaaatggagtggtccttttgaaattgtgggtgtgacgccttttggtgcattggacttgaaaaacaaaaacaatgaggtattccgagtcaatggtcatcaggtgaagcactatttgggaaaagttggagatgtCCACGTCATGGCGGTGATTCATTTCAACTGATGAtattctgcgtcgtgccgcgacgttaaataaggcggttcttgggaggcaacccatgtttcttattcttttcttttattattttgtatttagGTATTATTTTTTTGCTAACTTGATTTGATGTGTTCTACATGGATAAGTGTGCCTTACAGGAATGGTGGACAGATATCTGGCTAAGTGTGCAAAATTGTATGGACCGCACATTTATAGTTGCTGCAGCAAAAGTATTCTGCGATCGCACAATTATCTTGCGGACCACAGAAATGGATGGTGAAAAATGCCAAATCTCTGAAATTGATCTGTCAGAAAAAATAGTGGATCCGCGGCCGCAATAGGAAATCTACGGCCACAACAaggaatctgcggccgcaaataaaattctgcggaccgcagatggaGACCACAATTGAAGTACAGGTAACAAAGTACGGTCCGCAATTGAAATCCTACAGCCGCACTCTCTCTTCTCTCCTTTAAGAACATTAAACGTATAAATAGAGGGCTAGGGCCACTGTTACCCTTTTCCCTCTTTGAGCAAAAAAATCAGTAATCTTTTGAAGTTCTTGCTGAGTCTACCTGTGCATTCATACAACATCTGTTATcaatcactcatcacactcattcAGTTGGTATACTTCACAAtcttgttaattttttttttaattttagatttttagtcAAAATTTAGGCCATTTCTTAGTAGAATTCAACTGTACAACCATGTGGGGGTAAATACGTAGTGTGTTATCTAATACTTGCTTATTGGGGACTGTCAAACATGTTTTCATGCTTTATTGTTGTTTCCATGTCAAAAATTGCTCAAACAATTGCAAAACCTAGTTAGTCATACTAGCATGTTCGTAATTGTTTGAATTCTGCAGCCGCAAGAATTTTGTACGGTCCACAGAAGTTGAGTCTAGGGCAACTTAAGTAACGATTGGGTCTGTGGCCACAATTCTACGGCCGCAAAACAACTATTTCATTGTCTTCAGAGAGGTGTGCATATTTATAATTCAATGTGCGACCGCAagaaaaaatgtgcggtccgcagaaaacaTGTTGCGACCACACATCAGtcaattctctgtcatcagagattTGGCATATTTTTGGTTCACGAGTTACGGCCACAATGAAAAATGTGCGGACTGCACTTCACAGTTGCATCCGCAAGAGAGAGTTGTGTGGACCGCTAATCCCTATCTTGCAAGCATGTTTCAACTGTGTTCCTCACTGTGTCTTCTGGTGTGTCCTTATATATCTCCTTATATATCTGAACTTGAATTGCAACTAATGATCGTCTTTGCTTGGTACACAAAATGGTTCGATCTAGAAGCAGAGGCAACACTTCGAAAAGAAGAGGTGAACCTTCTCGGGGATGAGGCAAGAGACCCTTACCTAGTGCCCAACAGCTTGAAATCAGAAAAAAAGATAGCAACCGGGAGAGGGAGAGGTACAGATCTCTCCGAGACGAGTTCATACGTCCCGTATAGGGATgtatcagagggcaactcaaGCTCCATTCAGGAACAACTAGCAGTACAGTCTAGGATGTCAGGGAGATACCAACTGAGGGACGAGCCATCATCATCCCATAACACTTCTGAGGGTTCAGAAAGTGCTAGTCAGACTTCTGAGACATCTactacacctgtccctgaggcaccagATACATTAGTTTAggacatccccgatgatggtagagggggagatgctGCAGTTACCGGCCTTGAAAGGATGAaaaagaaagaggtttgggagtaCCGGTTTGTCAGTTTGGCCGCCTTCACCAGCTTTCGTcaatggtggccagtgaggtcgcttACTCTTGAGCGGCTATTTCAGTTGAAGGATTTAGAGACATATAACCCGGCAGTGCTAAGACAGTTCAAAGGATGCatggggtggatgtggttcacccagagtgtgGTGGATGCCAAGGAACATCTTGTCcgggaattctacgccaatgtggcgcagaTCAAGAAGGGGACAAAGGTAACTAAAGTGCGTAACCTTAAAGTGAGATCTGATCAAGCTACTCTCAACACGTGCTTGGGTTTCGAAGATGTTGAGACAACGGAATATTTAGAGAAGTATGCAATGGGAGATGAGGCCCGAACTTGGTTAGCAGAGATTCTAGTAGCTCATGGGCCACCACcgccatggatcacagcaggggttcctattcacaTGAGCACTttgagctttgaggcaaaggggtggcaaacctttgtctaCAACAGACTGGACCCGATCCAGAATGAGACCTATCTCCCGATCCCTCAAGCAATTGTAGTTTCTTTGATCATGGTTgtgtaccctatcaatgtgggtgccatgaTGTCAGCCAACATCTCAGTCATTGCTTGGTAGGATGACtcatcctacccgtatcccaacactattacagaatatctcacggatgcgagggtagagccgagggattatgATACAAAGGTGCGGCTGAAGAAGCCTTTATCATGGTACTCATTGATGGATGCGAAAAACCCCAAGAGAAAAGGTCAGCGATCTGCCACCAcatgccagtctgatgagccaacgggaggcagttgatgttccatcTACTTCAGCCGAGCCTTCCTCTAGTGCCACAGttatgcctccaccatcatcTAGAACCCCTTCTGTAGCTCCTGCCATAGTCTCCACTttggctttgaagccggtgcccatgcctactgctccactttctgccctgcgagtctcccagacattgacgagcctcaacaactggttGCAGATAGCCAATGTAAAGCTGTCTGACCTATCCAGTACTGTTGGATTACAATCTTCAGTTCAGGCACCTCAGATTCCCCCGACAGTTGAGGAGACTTTGAAGAAGCTCCTAAAGAACCAGAATACCatcatggctaccttggtacaacacgggttagtgatcgaagagctgggcAAAGAAGTGAAGAAGATAAGAAAGTCCCAGGCTAGTAActagtcagtggacaagctccgaagGCAGATGACCAAGCTTGCTGCAGCTGAAGAGTTCCCTtttgacatgctgattgacccacacccTTCAAGCCCAGATCCTGCAGCACCATCAGCACTGgtagcaccagctggccagtctgaggagccaggcTCTGCTGTCGACACTGCCGAGGTAGTGCGTCAGATATTCACCAACCCAATCACACCCAGAGctaaggatgatgagatccagttagatgagactgagggcggtgacaTTTATGGGGACACAGAAATGTCCAAGGATCCAtatggagttttctttactccttcctctcttttactcttattttgttaagcattggggacaatgctaaTTTTTTCCAGGGGGTAGAGTTTATTTTGATGATATTTGGTACATTCTGAGAtaattggcctgtaataacttaatattattttctttctctttcttattatgtatatattctctctttttctctcattatgtatattcagtagtttttgtttatttagcttctttattttggtTTCATTATTAGTTCGTAGTTTgagttagtagcttctttgtttgtTTTAGTAGCTTCTTTCTATGTTTTAGtagacaataagcctttggttttcttaatgccacagttctttccaaaggtagttgttttgtgtgaaccgggtgattcgtcccaacgatggatgacgtggcaactttcttaagggaatgagcccgtgtttggtgtttaggtaataattgtagtagtaatgaataaaaagacctaattaagtcaagctcgaagagtcaaacatgtttCATTTGGTACCtgcacacttaactacgtgcttatggttagaaacaaggttttaaaaagaaataactctagttagtgactcTGTGACTCTTGTGTTCACTTTAGaaaccatcgagtggtttaattgaaccatagtgattttcaatcttgaatgtggtcattgggggccctcgactctatccccTTTAACAATTCAgttgtgtgaggggtgagatACTTTGTcgctagtccaagtacccgtatgaaaggtctagaacttgccccgaatatgtttcaagacaaaatcctaagttttgcttggcctgagaagtgattgtaggctttccttggcccgcTTGAAATTTTCTAttgcctaccaatgttgttatccgtAGTCacctcgagcctttctcatttgataatcaTGTTACAAACTTGGACatgttttgtcgtgaccctctcttggtatccgagctttccttaacactcatgtGAAATAaatggctaaaaacgtaagtttgggggagaaacgaggaaattgaaaaaggtatcaaggcataaaaagagaaaagaaaggatgagaaggaaaggcaagaaaagaaagaacaaaaagaaaaatgcaaaaaacaaaagtgaataagtggaagagttaaagggattcaaagagaggtaatgatcccGAACATAGAGAAataaaagagggagaaaatgaatgtaatgataaagaaagagtgatgttaagtctctctagttctctAAGTAAAATAAAGTGCCtaaaagaattggcaaagtgtgagccgagaataaaaaaatagagtgcttaaggaaaagTGTAACTACTCAAccatattgtatccaaccctaatccaaaagccttcattacatccctaAAGAAGTCCTATTTGATCTCGAGCTGAGTGAggttacattagtggcgatctacatgaggggcaagcctatggtacttgaagccgtacttgagacattctcttgagagagatgagtgaatctttcataaatctttggactGAGTGTTAAAGTGCTTAAGTGAGTCAGGCAACcggaaagtagaggaggaggagtttggaatcaaccatgacctacatgatagagaaagagtccttgatgagtaaagtcaacttttGATGCCCCAATGTCACtctagaactatatgtgcataaatgtttaacttgtcgccttgttgataatacataagtagtgtgcgtaattgttggtcccaac
Protein-coding sequences here:
- the LOC138899350 gene encoding uncharacterized protein, with amino-acid sequence MAPKLEDPGAFTISCTIGSAEFAKAFCDLRTSINLMPYSVFKTLGIGKPRPTSMRLQMADRTMKRPLGVIEDVLVCVDKFILLADFVILDCEVDYEVLIILGTPFLATWKALCDVEAGELTFRVG